In the Piscinibacter sp. XHJ-5 genome, one interval contains:
- a CDS encoding branched-chain amino acid ABC transporter permease: MDWLIQLLPHLVNGIALGLLFALIALGFMLIVGVMETINLAHGSLFALGMYVAVFLMAPQLGWFPELQTAYMALPLGTRYAIALFVAPLLVGVFGMGLELCMRRTYGRDPLYGLLLTFGAALVLEELIRIVWGSNEKQLPLPEALSGAVLIGDLVYSRYRFFAAGFSILMIVLLWLFIEKTPYGAIIKAGAHDSEMVRALGINLSRLRLFVFALGVGLAAIAGVTMAPIWGVRPHVGVDAVVPAFLIIVLGGVGSLWGAVIAGLMVGMVVGLTGAYASEWSLLSMYLLFIAVVGFRSRGLFGKKSVLDA; encoded by the coding sequence ATGGACTGGCTGATCCAGCTGCTGCCCCACCTGGTCAACGGCATCGCACTGGGCCTGCTGTTCGCGCTGATCGCGCTCGGCTTCATGCTGATCGTCGGCGTGATGGAGACCATCAACCTGGCCCACGGCTCGCTGTTCGCGCTGGGCATGTACGTCGCGGTGTTCCTGATGGCGCCGCAGCTCGGCTGGTTTCCCGAGCTGCAGACCGCCTACATGGCGTTGCCCCTGGGCACGCGCTACGCGATCGCGCTGTTCGTCGCGCCGCTGCTGGTCGGCGTCTTCGGCATGGGGCTCGAGCTGTGCATGCGCCGCACCTACGGCCGCGACCCGCTGTACGGCCTGCTGCTGACCTTCGGCGCCGCCCTCGTGCTGGAAGAGCTGATCCGCATCGTGTGGGGATCCAACGAGAAGCAGCTGCCGCTGCCCGAGGCCCTGTCCGGCGCGGTGCTCATCGGTGACCTCGTCTACTCGCGCTACCGCTTCTTCGCCGCCGGCTTCTCGATCCTGATGATCGTGCTGCTGTGGCTGTTCATCGAGAAGACGCCGTACGGCGCCATCATCAAGGCCGGCGCCCATGACAGCGAGATGGTGCGTGCCCTCGGCATCAACCTCTCGCGGCTGCGCCTGTTCGTGTTCGCGCTCGGCGTCGGGCTGGCGGCGATCGCCGGCGTCACGATGGCGCCGATCTGGGGCGTGCGCCCGCACGTCGGCGTCGATGCCGTGGTGCCGGCCTTCCTGATCATCGTGCTGGGCGGCGTCGGCAGCCTGTGGGGCGCCGTGATCGCCGGATTGATGGTCGGCATGGTGGTGGGCCTCACCGGTGCCTATGCGTCCGAATGGTCTCTGCTGTCGATGTACCTGCTGTTCATCGCGGTGGTGGGCTTCCGCTCGCGAGGCCTGTTCGGCAAGAAGAGCGTGCTCGATGCCTGA